ccccgccgtgcctaatgacattgtgtccttgggcaaggcacttcaccctacttgcctcggggggaatgtccctgtacttactgtaagtcgttctggataagagcatctgctaaatgactatatgtAAATGTTCTCTGAGCAGGCTCGTCTACCTGACTGCATATAATAAGTGCttgtttttgttcttcttcCGATTGTCATTTGGATCTACCTGAAATCCTCCCAACCCTGTTGGTATCAAACAATCATAAACCCAAATGTCGATCCTTTCCAAAAGCCAGTCATGAGAAGAACAAGAGCAGGGGGTGGGGTTTAGATCTGTGTGGTCGCCTGCAGAGCAAGAGCTCTCTGAAAGTCACTTTAGATGAAAGTATCTGCTGGCTGTCTGCGAGTGCCCCCCCCTACCTGTTCCTGTGTCTGTAACCCTCTTGGCTGTCTGGCTCTAGGAGTAGGGAGTCCTCAGCACTCACTCTGATGACCTGTCGCCCTCCATAGGAGAACAGCAAGAAGCTGAAGATGAAGTTCCCCACTAAGATCCCCAACAGGAAGACCAAGTCGAAGACGGGCAAGGCCGGCATCACGCCCTCCAACCTCAACGAGAGCATCGAGATTCTCAAGCTTGACTTATCAATGACGGATGGCAAAGGCAGCCTGGGGTCGCCCCAGTTCCAGGCTTTCAGCCTGCAAAAGGCTGCTGCAGGTACCGTGACCCCACCGACCGTCTTCATGTACCCCACACGCCTCCCTCCATGGACCCCTGGAGCTGGAACCAAGCTGCCTGAACCTAGGACACCCTTTCCCAGAATGAAATGATTCAATGATGTCCATATAAAAGTGTCGTTTTGTGTTGCtgaccttgtgtgtgttttgtctgctGTCCCAGACGGCCTGATGACTCTGATGCGGGATATAGGCCGTGGCTACTTGGCCCTGTGTGCTTACAACTGCAAGGAGGCCATTAGCATCCTGAGCCAGCTGCCCTCACACCATTACAACACTGGCTGGGTACTGGGCCAGATCGGCAGGGCCCACTTTGAACTGGCAGAGTACATGCAGGTAagactgttacacacacacacacaaaggagaaagggagactaCAGCCTACAGGTATCATCACCAGTGAGACCAGTAAGGAGAAGCCCGAGTATCACCAGTGAGACCAGTAAGGAGCAGACAGGGTATCACCAGTGAGACCAGTAAGCCTCACATGCTGAAGTTCCTTCTGGCCCTGTGCTCCCTCTCCAGGCGGAGCGGATCTTCTCGGAGGTGCGTCGCATCGAGAGCTACCGTGTGGAGGGTATGGAGATCTACTCCACCACGCTGTGGCACCTGCAGAAGGACGTGGCACTCTCTGCCCTCTCCAAAGACCTCACGGATATGGACAAGAACTCACCTGAGGTaactcaccacacacatgcacacacacacacaccgtcctgAGGtaactcaaccacacacacacatacacaccgtcAGCTAACATCTCACCTGAGgtaactcaacacacacacatactcacctgaggtaactcaccacacacacacaccgtcctgAGGTAACTCGCCACACACATCTCACCTGAGgtaactcaccacacacacacatacacaccgtcAGCTAACAGCAACCTCAAGATCCACTGTTGTATTGGATAAGACCCGACACATTTGACTCGGTTTCACTGGTTTTCTGTTGTCTGACTCCTGTCTCCTTTTATCAATTTGCCTTCCTCGTTTTCCCATCCTTCCACTTCTTGAtgatctcttctctccccccccccccccccccccaggcgtgGTGCGTTGCAGGGAACTGTTTCAGCCTGCAGAGGGAGCATGACATTGCCATAAAGTTTTTCCAGCGTGCCATCCAGGTGGACCCTGGTTTCGCCTACGCCTACACCCTGCTGGGGCACGAGTTTGTCCTGacggaggagctggagaaggcccTGGCGTGTTTCAGGAACGCCATCCGCGTCAACACCCGCCACTACAACGCCTGGTACGACCTCACACACATTACCCTGCTTGCGCGTCTATCTACCTTAGAAGGTAAAACCAAAAGCTGTCAACAAACTAGGGTCTCTACAACACCTGGGATGAACAATAAAGGTACGTTATTCAGACTTCTTGGGCTACAAAACGACATTGTCATGTGTTCAGGATCTGTCTTTTGTCTCTGTCTTACAGGTATGGGCTGGGAATGATCTACTACAAACAGGAGAAGTTCAATCTAGCAGAGATCCACTTCAAGAAGGCTCTGAGCATCAACCCTCAGAGCTCTGTGCTGCTCTGTCACATCGGAGTGGTAAGTTACTGTCACCGCTAGCGTTAGTTACTGTTACTGTGGCGTTGGCCGTTAGTGCTAAACCTAGCTAGCTTTCAGCCTTCTCCGTAGTAGTTCAACATTAGCCTTTCCCAGTTGGTTTTAGTTGGGAAGTCCTGGAGTTAGCATTAGCTTAGCTTTCGCATTTACTGGTCCTGGAATTTTTGCATTAGTTCTAACTAAAGCTGATGACTATCTGATGACCCTCGTGACCCTAAACTTTTTGTGTGCATTTCAGGTGCAGCATGCGCTGAAGAAGTCGGATCATGCCTTGGAGACCCTGAACAGGGCCATCAACATAGATCCGAAGAATCCTCTATGCAAGTTCCACAGGGCCTCCATCCTCTTTGCAAACGAGAAGTACAAGGTAACCATGCCAACGtcgtctgctgtgaacaaggcaccTCATGCCTCCAATACCTAATGGAAGGTTGGCCTCTAGATGGTATCTGACATTTCATTGGTTGTGGCTTATCTGTGAGCGATTCCATTGGATGACTTTCCCCTCATTTTTTCCTCCTACCAGGCTGCTCTTCAAGAGCTTGAGGAACTTAAACAGATCGTGCCCAAAGAGTCCCTTGTTTACTTTCTAATAGGAAAGGTAAGAGGCCTTGCCAGAACCTGTTTACACAACAAGCTGGATCATCCTTGTTATGGATGGCTGGGAATTGGTATGGGTAAATGAGTATCAAAGATGAGATgcgttgtctgtctgtgtgttttccaACATGCATTGTCCCACCCAGGTGTATAAGAAGCTGGGCCAGACCCACCTGGCTCTCATGAACTTCTCCTGGGCTATGGACCTCGACCCCAAAGGAGCCAACAACCAGATCAAAGAAGCCATTGACAAGAGATACCTGCCTGATGACGAAGAGCCTGTGACTGAAGATTACCCTTACGACTCAGGTACCTTACAGCCTTACGCCTTTGTTTTGGTTGTCGGGTCGTTGGGCTTCTATGCTTGTGTTGTCCTGGTAACCTTTAACCTCTGACCCGCTGTTGCTCCCCTGCAGCGGAAGTGGAGGAGTCCCAGGAAAGCAGCATGACTGATGCTGACgacacacagctgcacacagCTGAGAGCGA
Above is a window of Hypomesus transpacificus isolate Combined female chromosome 17, fHypTra1, whole genome shotgun sequence DNA encoding:
- the cdc27 gene encoding cell division cycle protein 27 homolog, with amino-acid sequence MTVLQEPVQAAVWQALNHYAYRDAAFLAERLYAEVHSEEALFLLATCYYRSGKAYKAYRLLKGHSCTTPQCKYLLAKCCVDLSKLAEGEQILTGGVLNKQKSQEDLVTEFGDSACFTLSLLGQIYCKTDRLARGSECYQRSLSLNPFLWSPFESLCQIGERPDPEQIFRLTSLQNFCGGSGPLPQPPISPAHTPCHNMPHRPVDTVLMETPQDTLELNRLNLESSNSKYSSMTSDSTMSYIDSSVISPDAGPLGPAGSMLSKQTQNKPRSGRSLLGGPAALSPLTPSFGILPLEPSPGDPSYLQNYSHSGSGMEPPPPGAPQKKSVARISQAGTKSVFSQSGNSREVLPIPFNQTQSTAPQTSTTPQVLSPTIAAPPNVQPRRSSRLFTSASSTAKENSKKLKMKFPTKIPNRKTKSKTGKAGITPSNLNESIEILKLDLSMTDGKGSLGSPQFQAFSLQKAAADGLMTLMRDIGRGYLALCAYNCKEAISILSQLPSHHYNTGWVLGQIGRAHFELAEYMQAERIFSEVRRIESYRVEGMEIYSTTLWHLQKDVALSALSKDLTDMDKNSPEAWCVAGNCFSLQREHDIAIKFFQRAIQVDPGFAYAYTLLGHEFVLTEELEKALACFRNAIRVNTRHYNAWYGLGMIYYKQEKFNLAEIHFKKALSINPQSSVLLCHIGVVQHALKKSDHALETLNRAINIDPKNPLCKFHRASILFANEKYKAALQELEELKQIVPKESLVYFLIGKVYKKLGQTHLALMNFSWAMDLDPKGANNQIKEAIDKRYLPDDEEPVTEDYPYDSAEVEESQESSMTDADDTQLHTAESDEVL